A single Streptomyces mirabilis DNA region contains:
- a CDS encoding serine/threonine-protein kinase translates to MDMAMMRLRREDPRVVGSFRLHRRLGAGGMGVVYLGSDRRGQRVALKVIRPDLAEDQEFRSRFAREVSAARRIRGGCTARLVAADLEADRPWFATQYVPGPSLHDKVAEEGPMSAADVAAVGAALSEGLVAVHEAGVVHRDLKPSNILLSPKGPRIIDFGIAWATGASTLTHVGTAVGSPGFLAPEQVRGAAVTPATDVFALGATLAYAATNDSPFGHGSSEVMLYRVVHEEPQLHGVPDALAPLVRACLAKDPEERPSTLQLSLRLKEIAAREAQGMADVRPPAQRNDPDRPTGRLAEQYAEQPTQRRPPGTPPPRTGGTNGGSRPSQSGARPAPARSTGRSGNRPAPRSGAGRPAPRTTGTGRRPANPRLLRQRLFVFVVVTLLVALGIAAAQGCQGPARGLDDGGTRKDVRQEQSSYARPPGDLMAEQYRSRISEDG, encoded by the coding sequence ATGGACATGGCGATGATGCGCCTGAGGCGCGAGGACCCGCGTGTCGTCGGCTCGTTCAGGCTTCACAGACGGCTCGGCGCGGGTGGGATGGGCGTGGTCTACCTGGGCTCCGACCGCCGTGGCCAGCGGGTCGCGTTGAAGGTGATCCGACCGGATCTGGCGGAGGATCAGGAGTTCCGGTCACGGTTCGCCCGCGAGGTCTCGGCGGCCCGGCGGATCAGGGGCGGCTGCACGGCGCGGCTCGTGGCCGCCGATCTCGAGGCGGACCGGCCGTGGTTCGCCACGCAGTACGTGCCGGGGCCCTCGCTGCACGACAAGGTCGCCGAGGAGGGCCCGATGTCGGCCGCAGACGTGGCCGCCGTCGGGGCCGCGCTCTCCGAGGGGCTCGTCGCCGTGCACGAGGCCGGTGTCGTGCACCGGGACCTCAAGCCGTCCAACATCCTGCTGTCCCCGAAGGGGCCGCGGATCATCGACTTCGGCATCGCCTGGGCGACGGGGGCGAGCACCCTGACGCACGTCGGTACGGCGGTCGGCTCGCCCGGGTTCCTCGCGCCCGAGCAGGTGCGCGGCGCCGCCGTCACCCCGGCCACCGACGTGTTCGCGCTCGGCGCCACGCTGGCGTACGCGGCGACCAACGACTCGCCCTTCGGACACGGCAGTTCCGAAGTGATGCTGTACCGGGTGGTGCACGAGGAGCCGCAACTGCACGGTGTTCCGGACGCGCTGGCTCCGCTCGTCCGCGCCTGTCTGGCCAAGGACCCCGAGGAGCGTCCCAGCACGCTCCAACTCTCCCTGCGGCTCAAGGAGATCGCGGCCCGCGAAGCACAGGGCATGGCGGACGTCCGCCCGCCCGCGCAGCGCAATGATCCCGACCGGCCGACGGGGCGCCTCGCCGAGCAGTACGCCGAGCAGCCCACCCAGCGCCGCCCGCCGGGCACACCGCCGCCGCGCACGGGCGGCACCAACGGGGGCTCACGGCCGTCGCAGTCGGGTGCGCGACCCGCGCCCGCCCGGAGTACCGGACGCTCCGGCAACAGGCCCGCGCCCCGCAGCGGCGCCGGGCGTCCCGCACCCCGGACGACGGGGACCGGGCGGCGGCCGGCCAATCCGCGACTGCTGCGTCAGCGGCTCTTCGTGTTCGTCGTGGTGACGCTGCTCGTCGCGCTGGGCATCGCGGCGGCGCAGGGCTGCCAGGGTCCGGCCCGCGGGCTGGACGACGGGGGCACACGGAAGGACGTACGACAGGAGCAGTCGTCGTACGCGCGGCCTCCCGGCGATCTGATGGCCGAGCAGTACCGCAGCCGGATCAGCGAGGACGGCTGA
- a CDS encoding phosphotransferase family protein, with protein sequence MTADVLPALTAGARTAAHPADTPCTHHDSVLADRHDGTVVRHGDAVAKAHAPGTDPAELSRRLELAAHPDLTGTLLAPLRPKPVDLHGRLVTFWPYGTPVDPETPEAAPWEAAATLLAHLHRTPAPDGLPPMRGPAKAARAIARLRTAGPHPAAASVLRAWAALPAWVRAEAPMPPAGTLCHGDLHLGQLVRHPAPSGPWLLIDVDDLGVGVPAWDLARPAAWYACGLLMPDEWTRFLTAYQRAGGPAVPADGDPWPALDVAARALTVQTAALAIAKSVGEDRPLDEVQQAVVDACDRMGAVPPELAQGPTA encoded by the coding sequence GTGACCGCAGACGTGCTTCCCGCCCTGACCGCGGGGGCGCGCACCGCGGCCCACCCCGCCGACACCCCCTGCACGCACCACGACTCCGTCCTCGCCGACCGCCACGACGGCACCGTCGTCCGCCACGGCGACGCCGTGGCCAAGGCCCACGCCCCCGGCACGGACCCCGCCGAACTCTCCCGTCGTCTCGAGCTCGCCGCACACCCCGACCTCACCGGCACCCTCCTCGCCCCGCTCCGCCCGAAGCCCGTCGACCTCCACGGCCGCCTGGTCACCTTCTGGCCGTACGGCACCCCGGTCGACCCGGAGACCCCCGAGGCCGCTCCCTGGGAGGCGGCCGCGACCCTGCTGGCCCACCTCCACCGGACCCCCGCGCCGGACGGCCTGCCGCCCATGCGGGGCCCCGCCAAGGCGGCCCGGGCGATCGCCCGGCTGCGGACGGCGGGCCCGCACCCGGCCGCCGCCTCGGTGCTGCGCGCCTGGGCGGCTCTGCCCGCCTGGGTCCGCGCCGAGGCGCCCATGCCGCCCGCGGGGACCCTCTGCCACGGAGACCTGCACCTCGGCCAGCTCGTCCGCCACCCCGCGCCGAGCGGCCCCTGGCTCCTCATCGACGTGGACGACCTCGGCGTGGGCGTCCCCGCCTGGGACCTGGCCCGCCCGGCCGCCTGGTACGCCTGCGGCCTGCTCATGCCCGACGAGTGGACCCGCTTCCTGACCGCCTACCAACGCGCCGGCGGCCCGGCCGTACCCGCCGACGGCGACCCCTGGCCCGCTCTGGACGTGGCGGCCCGCGCCCTCACCGTGCAGACCGCGGCCCTGGCGATCGCCAAGTCCGTGGGGGAGGACCGCCCCTTGGACGAGGTGCAGCAGGCCGTGGTCGACGCCTGTGACCGAATGGGAGCCGTCCCGCCCGAGTTGGCGCAGGGCCCGACCGCGTAG
- a CDS encoding zf-TFIIB domain-containing protein: MQCPKCHAPMHTYNRNGVQIEQCSGCRGIFLDYGELEALSRVESQWSQPAPPPPAPQAYPSAPAPAWGAPQHGGHGGHGGGHYGGHHRHKSFGHMLFSS; the protein is encoded by the coding sequence ATGCAGTGTCCGAAGTGCCATGCGCCGATGCACACGTACAACCGCAATGGCGTCCAGATCGAGCAGTGCAGCGGCTGCCGCGGGATATTTCTCGACTACGGCGAGCTGGAGGCGCTGAGCCGGGTGGAGTCCCAGTGGTCGCAGCCCGCGCCGCCCCCGCCCGCCCCGCAGGCCTACCCCTCGGCGCCCGCGCCCGCGTGGGGCGCTCCGCAGCACGGTGGACACGGAGGCCACGGCGGCGGTCACTACGGCGGTCACCACCGTCACAAGAGCTTCGGCCACATGCTCTTCTCCTCCTGA